In Carya illinoinensis cultivar Pawnee chromosome 10, C.illinoinensisPawnee_v1, whole genome shotgun sequence, one DNA window encodes the following:
- the LOC122279923 gene encoding vacuolar cation/proton exchanger 3-like, whose protein sequence is MASNVAIPPHHQQPWLLESGNPKSLNKEIMRHGRTAHNMSSSSLRKKSDLTLVSRVPYACLRRLLANLQEVFLGTRLFVLFPAIPLAILANCYGFGRPWIFALSLLGLVPLAERVSFLTEQIAYYTGPTVGGLLNATCGNATELIIAIFALKDRKISVVKYSLLGSILSNLLLVLGTSLFCGGIANLSREQKYDRRQADVNSLLLLLALLCHLLPMLFRYSGALAALTAEPALQLSRASSIVMLIGYVAYIFFQLWTHRQLFESPEDSEGDDDAVEETAVIGFWSGFTWLLGMTVIIALLSEYVVVTIEDASDSWGLSVSFLSIILLPIVGNAAEHAGAIIFAFKNKLDITLGVALGSAAQIAMFVVPLCVILAWIMGINMNLDFNILETGSLALSIIATAFTLQDGTSHYLKGLILLLFYIVIGACFFISKTPLNQADIIIPGVKMTTEAVFSA, encoded by the exons ATGGCTTCAAACGTAGCAATCCCTCCTCATCACCAACAGCCATGGCTGTTGGAAAGTGGCAACCCCAAGAGCCTGAACAAGGAGATCATGAGGCATGGCCGGACAGCACACAACATGTCATCCTCTTCCCTTCGCAAAAAGTCCGACCTCACTCTTGTCTCAAGAGTTCCATATGCTTGCCTTAGACGCTTGTTGGCTAACCTTCAAGAAGTTTTTCTTGGAACTAGGCTTTTTGTTCTCTTTCCTGCCATCCCTCTGGCCATTCTCGCCAATTGTTACGGTTTTGGAAGA CCATGGATTTTCGCGTTGAGTTTACTTGGACTGGTACCATTGGCTGAACGTGTCAGCTTTCTCACAGA ACAAATTGCTTACTACACAGGTCCTACAG TGGGAGGGCTCCTAAATGCAACTTGTGGGAATGCAACGGAGCTCATTATAGCAATATTTGCTCTAAAAGACCGTAAAATAAGCGTGGTCAAGTATTCTCTATTGGGATCCATTCTTTCCAACCTTCTTCTGGTTCTTGGGACATCTCTCTTTTGTGGTGGCATTGCCAACCTTAGTAGAGAACAAAAATACGACAGA AGACAAGCCGACGTGAACTCACTCCTGCTGCTGTTGGCACTGTTGTGCCACTTGTTGCCGATGTTGTTTCGATATTCTGGGGCCTTGGCTGCTTTGACTGCTGAACCTGCCCTCCAGTTGTCAAGAGCCAGTAGCATTGTAATGCTAATTGGATACGTTGCCtacattttcttccaattgtgGACACATCGCCAATTATTTGAATCCCCGGAG GACTCAGAAGGTGATGATGATGCTGTAGAAGAAACAGCCGTGATAGGATTCTGGAGTGGATTTACTTGGTTGCTCGGGATGACTGTAATCATAGCTTTGTTGTCTGAGTATGTCGTGGTTACAATTGAG GATGCATCAGATTCTTGGGGTTTGTCTGTAAGCTTTCTCAGCATAATCTTGCTACCGATTGTGGGAAATGCAGCAGAACATGCAGGAGCAATCATATTTGCTTTCAAGAACAAGTTG GATATAACTTTAGGTGTTGCTTTGGGGTCTGCAGCTCAAATTGCAATGTTTGTG GTTCCATTATGCGTGATTTTAGCTTGGATTATGGGAATCAACATGAATCTTGATTTCAATATACTTGAGACTGGCTCTCTTGCTTTATCTATAATTGCTACAGCTTTCACTTTGCAG GATGGGACTTCTCACTACCTTAAAGGATTGATTCTCCTCTTATTCTATATTGTCATTGGAGCTTGCTTCTTCATATCCAAAACACCACTTA ACCAAGCAGATATCATCATCCCAGGAGTTAAGATGACAACAGAAGCAGTCTTCAGCGCTTAA